From Nitrobacter sp. NHB1, a single genomic window includes:
- a CDS encoding NUDIX hydrolase — MPPVPPAPPQRPRLAVSAAIFRDGKILLVRRARPPGRGLHSLPGGRVEFGETMAEALHREVAEETGLTVEIVGLAGWREVIPTQPGHGHYLVMSFAARWIAGEPVLNDELDAFRWVAPELPGDLRLTEGLQTIIDSARRLVGA, encoded by the coding sequence ATGCCGCCGGTTCCGCCCGCGCCGCCTCAAAGACCCCGGCTCGCCGTCAGCGCCGCGATCTTTCGCGACGGCAAGATTTTACTGGTGCGCCGCGCCCGGCCACCCGGCAGGGGCTTGCATTCCCTGCCCGGCGGGCGCGTCGAATTCGGCGAGACCATGGCCGAGGCACTGCATCGCGAGGTGGCCGAGGAAACCGGCCTCACGGTCGAGATCGTCGGTCTCGCGGGCTGGCGGGAGGTGATTCCGACCCAACCCGGCCACGGACATTACCTGGTGATGTCGTTTGCGGCGCGCTGGATCGCCGGCGAGCCCGTTCTCAACGACGAACTCGACGCCTTCCGTTGGGTCGCCCCGGAACTGCCGGGCGATCTGCGGCTCACCGAGGGGCTGCAAACCATCATCGATTCGGCGCGGCGGCTCGTCGGCGCTTGA
- a CDS encoding TIGR02301 family protein: protein MRKSVFAVVLVTALCGALPARAQEGAAPFDGDLQRLAEILGTLHYLRGICGANEGAKWRNEMQALIDAETPSGERRARMIAGFNRGYNGFQQTYRVCTPAANVAIRRYIAEGAKISRDLTARYAN, encoded by the coding sequence ATGCGCAAATCGGTTTTTGCCGTTGTTCTGGTGACTGCACTCTGTGGCGCGCTGCCCGCGCGCGCGCAGGAAGGGGCTGCGCCGTTCGACGGCGACCTGCAGCGGCTGGCCGAGATCCTCGGCACGCTGCATTATCTGCGCGGCATCTGCGGCGCCAACGAAGGCGCGAAATGGCGCAATGAAATGCAGGCCCTGATCGACGCCGAAACGCCTTCCGGCGAGCGCCGCGCCAGAATGATCGCTGGCTTCAACCGCGGCTATAACGGATTCCAGCAGACCTACCGGGTCTGCACGCCGGCCGCGAATGTCGCCATCCGCCGCTATATCGCGGAAGGCGCGAAGATTTCCCGCGACCTGACCGCCAGATACGCAAACTGA
- the ygfZ gene encoding CAF17-like 4Fe-4S cluster assembly/insertion protein YgfZ: MKAAFLPDRGVVKVSGDDARNFLNGLVTTDVTKVQPGFGRFGALLTPQGKITFDFLITEAQPGHGGGFLIDCPLPLAQPLATKLGFYKLRAKVTVDNISSTLGVLAAWDGEPAMKPDLTFADPRSDKLGWRVLAPEELAARAATVIGAELVESADYEAHRIAAGVPSGGTDFMFGDAFPHEANMDRLHGVDFDKGCYVGQEVVSRMEHRGTARSRIVRVLFDDATPEAGTAVVAADKPVGTMGSTAAGHGLALLRLDRAADAIEAGIALTAGGIPVRVADPDDLKLPAKTTIA; encoded by the coding sequence ATGAAAGCAGCGTTTCTTCCCGACCGGGGAGTGGTCAAGGTTAGCGGCGACGACGCACGCAATTTTCTCAACGGTCTCGTGACCACGGACGTGACCAAGGTCCAGCCGGGGTTCGGGCGGTTCGGCGCGCTGCTGACGCCGCAGGGCAAGATCACGTTCGATTTCCTCATCACCGAAGCGCAGCCCGGCCACGGAGGCGGCTTTCTGATCGACTGCCCGTTGCCGCTGGCGCAGCCGCTCGCGACCAAGCTCGGCTTCTACAAGCTGCGCGCCAAGGTCACGGTCGACAACATCTCCAGCACGCTCGGCGTGCTGGCAGCCTGGGACGGCGAGCCCGCCATGAAGCCGGACCTGACCTTCGCCGACCCGCGTAGTGACAAGCTCGGCTGGCGTGTTCTCGCGCCGGAGGAACTCGCAGCCCGGGCGGCCACTGTGATCGGCGCCGAACTGGTCGAAAGCGCCGACTACGAGGCTCACCGGATCGCAGCGGGCGTGCCGAGCGGCGGAACAGATTTCATGTTCGGCGACGCCTTTCCGCATGAAGCCAACATGGACCGGCTGCACGGCGTCGATTTCGACAAGGGCTGCTATGTCGGTCAGGAAGTGGTTTCGCGCATGGAGCATCGCGGCACCGCGCGCAGCCGGATTGTGCGAGTGCTCTTCGACGATGCCACGCCGGAGGCCGGCACGGCCGTCGTCGCGGCTGACAAGCCGGTGGGCACCATGGGATCAACGGCCGCGGGCCACGGTCTCGCGCTGCTGCGGCTGGATCGCGCCGCGGACGCCATCGAGGCCGGGATTGCCTTGACCGCGGGCGGCATTCCGGTCCGTGTCGCCGATCCGGACGACCTGAAGCTCCCGGCGAAGACGACCATTGCATGA
- a CDS encoding DNA-3-methyladenine glycosylase I: MTQSARLHADGVMRCPWPGDDLLYLAYHDTEWGIPEYDDRALFEKLILDGFQAGLSWITILRKRDNFRRAFDDFNPETIARYGENKIHALMNDAGIVRNRAKIGGAVTSAKSYLAIMEQGPGFSALLWDFMDGKPKINRFKTTASVPASTALSIRISKELAARGFKFVGPTIVYAFMQATGMVNDHLVTCHCHETCGRQTRKPRLKTT; this comes from the coding sequence ATGACGCAATCCGCGCGCCTGCATGCCGACGGCGTGATGCGCTGTCCGTGGCCCGGCGACGACCTGCTCTACCTCGCCTATCACGACACCGAGTGGGGTATACCCGAATATGACGATCGCGCGCTGTTCGAAAAGCTGATCCTCGACGGCTTTCAGGCGGGCCTGTCGTGGATCACGATTTTGCGCAAGCGCGACAATTTTCGCCGCGCCTTCGACGATTTCAATCCCGAGACAATCGCCCGCTACGGCGAGAACAAGATCCACGCGCTGATGAACGATGCCGGCATCGTGCGCAATCGGGCAAAAATCGGGGGCGCCGTCACCAGCGCGAAATCCTATCTGGCGATCATGGAGCAGGGTCCGGGCTTTTCCGCATTGCTGTGGGATTTCATGGACGGCAAGCCAAAGATCAATCGGTTCAAGACCACGGCGAGCGTACCGGCCTCGACGGCGCTCTCGATCAGGATATCGAAGGAACTGGCGGCGCGCGGATTCAAGTTCGTCGGACCCACGATCGTGTATGCCTTCATGCAGGCGACCGGCATGGTCAACGACCATCTGGTGACCTGCCATTGCCATGAGACATGCGGCAGGCAGACGCGCAAACCGCGTCTCAAGACGACATGA
- a CDS encoding dihydroorotase, giving the protein MTKTFDVILRSGTIVNQDGEGVADIAVSDGRIAAIGGLGHADAGEVIDCRGLHILPGVIDTQVHFREPGLTHKEDLETGSRSAVMGGVTAVFEMPNTNPLTVTEETFTAKVRAGHHRMHCDFAFFIGGTRENVQDLPDLERAPGCAGVKVFIGSSTGALLVEDDDSLRKIFKVIRRRASFHAEDEYRLNDRKGLRIEGDPRSHPVWRDETAALLATQRLVTLARETGKRIHVLHISTREEIEYLRDHKDVASCEATPHHLTMAAPGCYERLGTLAQMNPPVRDAGHRAGIWKGIKQGIIDVLGSDHAPHTLEEKRKTYPASPSGMTGVQTLVPLMLDHVNADRLSLARFVDLTSAGPARLFNIACKGRIAAGYDADFTVVDLKRTETITNEWVASRAGWTPYDGVDVTGWPVGTFVRGRRVMWQGELATASTGEPVRFMETLKP; this is encoded by the coding sequence ATGACCAAGACATTTGACGTGATTCTGAGATCGGGCACCATCGTCAATCAGGACGGCGAGGGCGTTGCCGACATCGCTGTTTCCGACGGCCGCATCGCCGCCATCGGCGGGCTGGGCCACGCCGACGCGGGCGAGGTGATCGACTGCCGGGGGCTGCATATCCTGCCCGGCGTGATCGACACCCAGGTGCATTTCCGCGAGCCGGGGCTGACGCACAAGGAAGATCTCGAAACCGGTTCGCGCAGCGCCGTGATGGGCGGCGTGACCGCAGTGTTCGAGATGCCGAACACTAATCCGCTGACCGTGACCGAGGAGACGTTCACCGCGAAGGTGAGGGCGGGTCACCATCGGATGCATTGCGACTTCGCTTTCTTCATCGGCGGCACCCGCGAGAACGTGCAGGACCTGCCCGATCTGGAGCGCGCGCCGGGCTGCGCCGGCGTCAAGGTGTTCATCGGATCGTCCACCGGCGCGCTGCTGGTCGAGGACGACGACAGCCTGCGAAAAATCTTCAAGGTGATTCGCCGTCGCGCGTCGTTTCACGCCGAGGACGAGTACCGCCTCAACGATCGCAAGGGATTGCGTATCGAGGGCGACCCGCGCTCGCATCCGGTGTGGCGCGACGAGACCGCCGCGCTGCTGGCGACGCAGCGGCTCGTCACTCTCGCCCGCGAGACCGGAAAGCGCATTCATGTGCTGCATATCTCGACCCGCGAGGAGATCGAATATCTGCGCGACCATAAGGATGTCGCCTCCTGCGAGGCGACGCCGCATCATCTGACGATGGCCGCGCCCGGATGCTACGAGCGGTTGGGCACGCTGGCGCAGATGAATCCGCCGGTGCGCGATGCCGGTCATCGCGCCGGCATCTGGAAAGGCATCAAGCAGGGCATCATCGACGTGCTCGGCTCCGATCACGCGCCGCACACGCTGGAAGAAAAGCGGAAGACCTATCCCGCATCGCCGTCGGGGATGACCGGTGTGCAGACGCTGGTGCCGTTGATGCTGGATCACGTCAATGCGGACCGGCTGTCGCTGGCGCGCTTTGTCGACCTCACCAGCGCCGGGCCGGCGCGGCTGTTCAACATCGCCTGCAAGGGGCGGATCGCGGCCGGCTATGATGCCGACTTCACCGTGGTCGATCTCAAGCGGACCGAGACCATCACCAACGAATGGGTGGCGTCGCGCGCAGGCTGGACGCCCTATGACGGTGTTGACGTGACGGGCTGGCCGGTCGGTACTTTCGTGCGCGGCCGCCGCGTGATGTGGCAGGGCGAACTGGCGACGGCATCCACGGGCGAACCGGTGCGCTTCATGGAGACGCTGAAACCTTAA
- a CDS encoding HD family hydrolase, whose protein sequence is MTARAAPKAAPRAWQRMLSGRRLDLLDPSPLDIEIADIAHGLARVARWNGQTRGAHIFSVAQHTLLVEAVMREHAPRVDIRVRLAALLHDAPEYVIGDMISPFKAVIGGSYKVVEKRLLSAIHIRFGLPPALPADIERQIKDADIGAAYLEATHLAGFAEAEARRLFGTDPGLPAAMIDDYLTPWSASKAEKRFLARFKSLHV, encoded by the coding sequence ATGACGGCACGGGCCGCCCCAAAAGCCGCGCCGCGCGCATGGCAGCGGATGCTGTCCGGCCGGCGGCTCGACCTGCTCGACCCCTCGCCGCTCGACATCGAGATCGCGGATATCGCGCATGGCCTCGCTCGGGTCGCGCGATGGAACGGCCAGACCCGCGGCGCGCACATTTTCTCGGTCGCGCAGCACACGCTGCTGGTCGAGGCCGTGATGCGCGAGCACGCGCCGCGCGTCGATATCCGGGTGCGGCTGGCGGCGCTGCTGCACGACGCGCCGGAATATGTCATCGGCGATATGATCTCGCCGTTCAAGGCGGTGATCGGCGGTTCCTACAAGGTGGTGGAGAAGCGGCTGTTGTCGGCGATCCATATCCGCTTCGGACTGCCGCCGGCGCTGCCCGCCGACATCGAACGGCAGATCAAGGATGCCGACATAGGCGCAGCCTATCTCGAAGCGACACACCTCGCAGGCTTCGCGGAAGCCGAGGCCAGACGCCTGTTCGGCACCGACCCCGGCCTGCCGGCGGCGATGATCGACGACTATCTAACGCCGTGGTCAGCCAGCAAGGCCGAAAAGCGGTTCCTGGCGCGATTCAAGAGCCTGCACGTTTGA
- the acuI gene encoding acrylyl-CoA reductase (NADPH) gives MATFKAIRIDKAETGTTVALTQFDEAELMDGNVTVRVEWSTVNYKDGLAVTGKAPVVRRFPMIAGVDFAGTVEQSSHPSWKAGDKVVCNGWGMGETHLGAYAEKARVKGDWLVALPAGLTARDAMAIGTAGYTAMLAVLALEKHGLMPQDGPVIVTGAAGGVGSVATAVLSKLGYHVIASTGRMAEAGYLKDLGASEVIDRNELSGPAKPLAKERWAGGIDSVGSTTLANLLSMTKYRGAIAACGLAGGMDLPSSVAPFILRGVCLLGIDSVMCPIELRNTAWTRLATDLDRSKLAEITHEIGLDEVIEAGVRILAGEVRGRIVVKIL, from the coding sequence GTGGCGACATTCAAGGCGATCCGGATCGACAAGGCCGAGACAGGCACGACGGTCGCGCTGACCCAATTCGACGAGGCCGAATTGATGGACGGCAATGTCACCGTTCGCGTCGAATGGTCCACGGTGAACTACAAGGACGGCCTGGCGGTCACCGGCAAGGCGCCGGTTGTGCGGCGCTTTCCCATGATCGCAGGCGTCGATTTCGCAGGCACCGTCGAGCAGTCGTCGCATCCCTCCTGGAAGGCCGGCGACAAGGTCGTCTGCAACGGCTGGGGCATGGGAGAAACCCATCTCGGGGCCTATGCGGAAAAGGCACGGGTCAAGGGCGATTGGCTGGTGGCGCTGCCTGCCGGCTTGACGGCGCGCGACGCAATGGCGATCGGGACGGCAGGCTACACCGCGATGCTGGCGGTGCTGGCGCTGGAAAAGCATGGCCTGATGCCGCAGGATGGCCCCGTGATCGTGACCGGCGCCGCCGGCGGTGTCGGGTCGGTGGCCACCGCCGTGCTCTCCAAGCTCGGCTACCATGTCATCGCCTCCACCGGCCGCATGGCGGAAGCCGGATACCTCAAGGATCTCGGCGCGTCTGAAGTGATCGACCGCAACGAACTGTCGGGTCCGGCCAAGCCGCTGGCGAAGGAGCGCTGGGCGGGAGGGATCGACAGCGTCGGGTCCACCACGCTCGCCAACCTGCTGTCGATGACGAAGTACCGGGGCGCCATCGCCGCCTGCGGTCTGGCGGGAGGCATGGACCTGCCGTCCTCGGTGGCGCCATTCATTTTGCGCGGGGTGTGTCTGCTCGGCATCGACTCCGTGATGTGTCCGATCGAACTCCGGAACACCGCATGGACGCGGCTCGCGACCGACCTGGATCGGTCAAAGTTAGCTGAAATCACTCACGAAATCGGTCTGGACGAGGTTATCGAGGCTGGCGTCCGGATTCTCGCTGGCGAGGTTCGCGGGCGCATCGTGGTCAAAATTCTGTAG
- a CDS encoding L-threonylcarbamoyladenylate synthase translates to MAVDLTTQIRPAGEAATAAAARVLRDGGLVAFPTETVYGLGADAANAEAVARLYQAKGRPAFNPLIAHVGDLAAAQRIARFDATALALASALWPGPLTLVLPKAPRCSVADLATAGLGTIALRVPAHPVARDILRGFGGAVVAPSANLSGHVSPTTAAHVQSDLAGRIDLIVDGGPVEVGVESTIVGCFDRPTLLRPGGIPRADIERVLGSTLAPPDPGAADGQPLASGMLASHYAPRARVRLNAASLRCGEALLAFGPVDPAGIDTAAAVMNLSERGDLKEAATNLFGYLRALDASGAQTIAVMPVPDDGLGEAINDRLRRAAAPQG, encoded by the coding sequence ATGGCCGTGGACCTGACAACGCAGATTCGACCGGCCGGCGAGGCCGCGACGGCGGCAGCCGCGCGGGTGCTCCGCGACGGCGGGCTGGTCGCGTTCCCCACCGAGACGGTCTACGGGCTCGGCGCCGACGCCGCCAATGCGGAAGCCGTCGCGCGACTTTACCAGGCCAAGGGCAGGCCCGCATTCAATCCGCTGATCGCCCATGTCGGCGATCTCGCCGCCGCGCAACGGATCGCCCGGTTCGATGCAACGGCCCTCGCGCTCGCCAGCGCACTCTGGCCAGGCCCGCTGACGCTGGTGCTGCCGAAGGCCCCACGCTGCTCGGTGGCCGATCTTGCCACCGCGGGCCTCGGCACGATCGCGCTGCGGGTTCCCGCCCACCCGGTGGCGCGCGATATCCTGCGCGGATTCGGCGGCGCGGTCGTCGCGCCGTCCGCCAACCTGTCCGGCCATGTCTCGCCGACGACAGCGGCGCATGTGCAGAGCGATCTCGCGGGGCGGATCGACCTCATCGTCGATGGCGGACCGGTCGAGGTCGGGGTCGAATCCACCATCGTCGGCTGTTTCGACCGGCCGACATTGCTGCGTCCCGGCGGAATTCCGCGCGCCGACATCGAGCGCGTGCTCGGCAGCACTCTGGCGCCGCCCGATCCCGGCGCGGCCGATGGACAACCGCTGGCGTCGGGGATGCTGGCCTCACACTACGCGCCGCGCGCCAGGGTGCGGCTCAATGCCGCCAGCCTTAGGTGCGGCGAGGCGCTGCTGGCCTTCGGCCCAGTCGATCCGGCGGGCATCGACACCGCGGCCGCCGTGATGAATCTGTCCGAGCGCGGCGATCTCAAGGAGGCCGCGACCAATCTTTTCGGCTATCTTCGCGCCCTCGACGCCAGCGGCGCGCAGACCATCGCGGTGATGCCGGTTCCCGACGACGGACTCGGGGAAGCCATCAACGACCGGCTGCGCCGCGCCGCCGCGCCGCAAGGCTGA
- a CDS encoding tyrosine phosphatase family protein produces the protein MIHVCSLAALAETVRTTGASHILTVMANVDQVRRPTSVLEANHLKVSMDDIDEPADGFVAPNDGHILQLLAFVRGWDRKAPLVVHCYAGISRSSASAFTAACALNPHRDEVSIARQIRAVSPIAQPNRLIVALADKVLGREGRMLRALDAMGPGNMTIEGRPFRVDLE, from the coding sequence ATGATCCACGTCTGCTCGCTTGCCGCGCTTGCCGAAACCGTGAGAACCACGGGCGCCAGTCATATCCTCACCGTGATGGCCAACGTCGATCAGGTGCGGCGTCCGACGTCCGTTCTCGAAGCCAATCATCTGAAGGTGTCGATGGACGACATCGACGAGCCCGCGGACGGCTTCGTCGCGCCGAACGACGGCCATATCCTGCAGCTTCTCGCCTTTGTGCGCGGCTGGGATCGCAAGGCGCCGCTGGTCGTGCATTGCTACGCCGGGATCAGCCGCTCGTCCGCGAGCGCTTTCACCGCCGCCTGCGCGCTCAACCCGCATCGCGACGAGGTCTCCATCGCACGGCAAATCCGCGCAGTTTCGCCGATCGCGCAGCCGAACCGCCTGATCGTGGCGCTGGCGGACAAAGTCCTCGGCCGCGAGGGACGGATGCTGCGGGCACTCGATGCGATGGGACCCGGCAACATGACGATCGAAGGCCGGCCGTTCCGCGTCGATCTGGAATAG
- a CDS encoding MFS transporter, which produces MATTEESIRRPGREAGWRTPLVIIVCGCLIGMLTFGPRSTFGFFMQPMSREFSWGRDVFALAFAVQNLLWGIGQPFAGAIADRFGSVRVICVGALMYAAGLSVMRYANTPLSLNIGAGFLIGFGLSGCSFNLVLSAFGKLLPEEWRGIALGAGTAAGSFGQFVFAPFSVALIDNFGWQPALIVFAVLMLFVVPFALVLSTSPGDAGSTAAAVPEQSFKSALAEAFGHRSYVLLVLGFFTCGFQLAFITAHLPAYLVDRGLSVQAGGWVLAAIGLFNIIGSLGVGWLSTRMPKRYILSAIYFIRALSIVVFISTPMTTLSAVAFGVVTGLTWLSTVPPTTSLVALMFGTRWLATLYGFAFFSHQVGGFLGALLGGVVFDRFGSYTPVWWLSVLFGVLSALINLPIVEAPVRRAVAQPA; this is translated from the coding sequence ATGGCGACAACCGAAGAGAGCATTCGGCGGCCAGGGCGCGAAGCGGGGTGGCGCACGCCGCTGGTGATCATCGTCTGCGGTTGCCTGATCGGGATGCTGACGTTCGGGCCACGTTCGACCTTCGGCTTCTTCATGCAACCCATGAGCCGCGAGTTTTCGTGGGGTCGTGACGTTTTCGCGCTGGCTTTCGCGGTTCAGAACCTGCTGTGGGGTATCGGCCAGCCCTTCGCCGGCGCAATTGCCGACAGGTTCGGCAGCGTGCGGGTGATATGCGTCGGCGCGCTGATGTATGCCGCCGGCCTGTCGGTGATGCGCTATGCGAACACGCCGTTGTCGCTCAATATCGGCGCCGGATTTTTGATCGGTTTCGGCCTGTCCGGCTGTTCGTTCAATCTGGTGCTGTCGGCCTTCGGCAAGCTGTTGCCGGAGGAATGGCGTGGCATCGCGCTCGGTGCCGGCACCGCGGCGGGATCGTTCGGGCAATTCGTGTTCGCGCCGTTCAGCGTTGCGCTGATCGACAATTTCGGCTGGCAACCGGCGCTGATCGTATTTGCGGTGCTCATGCTGTTTGTGGTGCCGTTCGCGCTGGTGTTGTCGACCTCGCCCGGCGATGCCGGCAGCACGGCTGCCGCGGTGCCGGAGCAATCGTTCAAGAGCGCGCTGGCGGAAGCCTTCGGTCATCGCTCCTACGTGCTGCTGGTGCTCGGCTTCTTCACCTGCGGGTTCCAGCTCGCCTTCATCACCGCGCATCTGCCGGCCTATCTGGTCGATCGCGGGCTGTCGGTTCAGGCCGGCGGATGGGTGCTGGCGGCGATCGGCCTGTTCAACATCATCGGCTCGTTGGGCGTCGGATGGCTCTCGACCAGGATGCCCAAGCGCTACATCCTGTCGGCGATCTACTTCATCCGCGCGTTGTCGATCGTGGTCTTCATTTCAACCCCGATGACGACGCTCTCCGCGGTTGCGTTCGGCGTCGTCACCGGCCTGACCTGGTTGTCCACGGTGCCACCAACCACGAGCCTCGTGGCGCTGATGTTCGGCACCCGCTGGCTCGCGACGCTCTACGGCTTCGCGTTCTTCAGCCATCAGGTCGGCGGGTTTCTCGGCGCGCTGCTGGGCGGCGTGGTGTTCGACCGTTTCGGTTCCTACACCCCGGTCTGGTGGCTGTCGGTGTTGTTCGGCGTGCTGTCCGCATTGATCAACTTGCCGATCGTCGAAGCCCCGGTCCGGCGGGCGGTTGCGCAGCCTGCATAA
- a CDS encoding FAD-binding oxidoreductase, translating to MTIAPPKTALPPLSPDLIARFAAIVGDKYAVTDASELAQYLTEERNLFHGRSPLVLRPASTVEVSAICKLATEHRIALVPQGGNTGLVGGQTPHNSEVVVSTRRMDKIREIDTASNTMTVEAGAVLQTVQRRASEADRLFPLSLAAEGSCTIGGNLSTNAGGTGALAFGVARDLALGLEVVLADGRILNGLSKLKKDNTGYDLRNLFIGAEGTLGIITAAVLKLFPTPRAVETAFVGLTSPADALKLLAISQAEAAGSLTSFELLAETCVDMCVKHGADVRDPLQNRHPWYVLMEISSSRDDARAMLEAILGRGMADGIVEDAVIAASLQQRAAFWKLRETISPTQKREGGSIKHDISVPVAAVPAFIAEADAAVKKLIPGARPVPFGHLGDGNIHYNVSQPVGRMTAQEFLDRWHDVNAVVFAIALRMGGSISAEHGIGVLKRDDLPGVKDKTAIELMRGIKALLDPLGIMNPGKVL from the coding sequence ATGACTATCGCTCCGCCAAAAACCGCGCTGCCGCCGCTGTCGCCCGATCTGATCGCGCGCTTTGCGGCCATCGTCGGCGACAAATACGCGGTGACCGACGCCAGCGAGCTGGCGCAATACCTCACCGAGGAGCGCAACCTGTTTCATGGCCGCTCCCCGCTGGTGCTGCGCCCCGCATCAACAGTAGAGGTGTCCGCGATCTGCAAGCTCGCGACCGAACACCGGATCGCGCTGGTGCCGCAGGGCGGCAATACCGGTCTCGTCGGCGGACAGACGCCGCACAACAGCGAGGTGGTGGTCTCAACGCGGCGGATGGACAAAATCCGCGAGATCGATACCGCGTCCAACACCATGACGGTCGAGGCCGGCGCGGTGCTGCAGACCGTCCAGCGGCGCGCCAGCGAGGCCGATCGCTTGTTTCCCCTGTCGCTCGCCGCCGAGGGAAGCTGCACCATCGGCGGCAATCTCTCGACCAATGCCGGCGGCACCGGCGCGCTGGCGTTCGGCGTGGCGCGCGACCTGGCGCTCGGCCTCGAAGTGGTGCTGGCCGACGGCCGCATCCTCAACGGCCTGTCGAAGCTGAAAAAGGACAATACCGGCTACGACCTGCGCAACCTGTTCATCGGCGCCGAGGGCACGCTCGGCATCATCACCGCCGCGGTCCTGAAGCTGTTTCCAACACCGCGCGCGGTGGAAACCGCCTTTGTCGGCCTGACATCGCCGGCCGATGCCCTGAAACTGCTGGCCATCTCTCAGGCCGAAGCCGCCGGCAGCCTGACCAGCTTCGAGTTGCTCGCCGAGACCTGCGTCGACATGTGCGTCAAGCACGGCGCCGACGTCCGCGATCCCCTTCAAAACCGTCATCCCTGGTACGTGCTGATGGAAATCTCGTCGTCGCGCGACGATGCCCGCGCCATGCTGGAAGCCATTCTCGGGCGCGGCATGGCGGACGGCATCGTCGAGGATGCGGTGATCGCGGCCAGTCTTCAACAGCGCGCGGCGTTCTGGAAACTGCGCGAGACGATCTCGCCGACGCAGAAGCGGGAGGGCGGCTCGATCAAGCACGATATCTCGGTGCCGGTCGCCGCCGTGCCCGCCTTCATCGCCGAGGCCGATGCCGCCGTGAAGAAGCTCATTCCGGGCGCGCGTCCGGTCCCGTTCGGCCACCTCGGAGACGGCAACATCCACTACAACGTCAGCCAGCCCGTGGGCAGGATGACGGCGCAGGAATTTCTCGATCGATGGCACGACGTCAATGCCGTCGTCTTCGCCATCGCGCTGCGGATGGGCGGCTCGATTTCCGCCGAGCACGGTATCGGCGTGCTGAAGCGCGATGACCTGCCCGGCGTGAAGGACAAGACGGCGATCGAATTGATGCGCGGCATCAAGGCGCTGCTCGATCCTCTCGGCATCATGAATCCGGGCAAGGTGCTGTAA
- a CDS encoding gamma-glutamyl-gamma-aminobutyrate hydrolase family protein: MRKPVVGMIGSSHRVENRFEVQMVSERNLRAVSEVAGALPLMFAGCPEITEIGALLDVVDGVVLAGARANVHPSRFRAEPNPRHEPYDVNRDGLALSLAEACVTRGVPIFGICRGVQEMNVAFGGSLHPEIRELPGRLNHRMARLENGDIHPDMTVVFADRHEVRLVRGGVFARLLGRETIRVNSLHGQAILEPGKRVVVEGVAEDGTIEAIRIADAPAFALGVQWHAEYDPQRNPVNRALFEAFGEALLARRRAA, from the coding sequence ATGAGAAAGCCGGTGGTAGGCATGATCGGGAGTTCGCACCGCGTCGAGAACCGGTTCGAGGTGCAGATGGTCAGCGAGCGGAACCTGCGGGCGGTTTCGGAGGTCGCCGGTGCGCTGCCGCTGATGTTCGCGGGCTGTCCGGAGATTACCGAGATCGGAGCGCTGCTCGATGTGGTCGACGGTGTCGTGCTGGCGGGTGCGCGCGCCAATGTCCATCCGAGCCGTTTCCGCGCCGAGCCAAATCCCCGGCATGAGCCTTACGACGTCAACCGCGACGGTCTCGCATTGTCGTTGGCGGAAGCCTGTGTAACCCGCGGCGTCCCGATCTTCGGCATCTGCCGCGGCGTCCAGGAGATGAACGTCGCATTCGGCGGTTCGCTGCATCCGGAGATTCGCGAATTGCCGGGACGCCTGAATCATCGGATGGCGCGGCTTGAGAACGGCGACATTCATCCGGATATGACCGTGGTGTTCGCTGACCGCCATGAGGTCCGTCTCGTCCGGGGCGGAGTGTTCGCGCGATTGCTCGGCCGCGAGACCATCCGAGTCAATTCGCTGCACGGCCAGGCCATCCTCGAACCCGGCAAGCGTGTCGTCGTCGAGGGCGTGGCCGAGGACGGCACCATCGAGGCGATCCGCATCGCGGATGCGCCGGCGTTCGCGCTCGGTGTGCAATGGCACGCCGAATACGATCCGCAACGCAATCCGGTCAATCGGGCGCTGTTTGAAGCGTTCGGAGAGGCGCTGCTTGCGCGGCGACGCGCGGCCTGA